The Geothrix sp. genome window below encodes:
- the speA gene encoding biosynthetic arginine decarboxylase: MKHWTVQDAVTLYGVKEWGSGYFGVNAKGHLEITPTKDESLSCDVYEIVQHLKKKGIRTPVNLRFPQVLAHRVVEVNEAFRHAIIEFGYEGGYQGVYPVKTNQTKEVVEEIIRAGNKYHYGLEAGSKPELMIALSLDLHPEALVLCNGYKDESFIRMALLARKAGRKVVITVEKMTELPLILKVAKELKVEPLIGLRAKLNAQGSGKWETSAGDHAKFGLTTREILDAIEVLEKRDLLDSIIELHFHIGSQITDIRKIKSAMKEATRIYAKLRKMGVPIRYLNVGGGLGVDYDGSKTTFSSSMNYTIAEYAADVVYTTKDICTQEQVPMPDLLSESGRAIVAYHEVVVVDIIGLIDTTHTKYSVTLTGNEPQILKELAYTRDNISVKNFAEMYHDAITQKDELLTLFNLGYLGLEDRSKGETLFWEVCRKLSRILSSKSLKYVPEEFQDLNKSLADKLIANFSIFQSMPDHWAIEQLFPVMPIHRLKEKPALSATLCDITCDSDGKMEKFIDLKDVRDEIPFHEPRGGEAYYVAFFLTGAYQDILGMRHNLFGAPNEAHIVVHEDDTFKVQHIVKGDTVDHVLRSVHYDPDVLIQGPQTKRKASAKNDAAEALRALLTEERKLHTYLEI, translated from the coding sequence ATGAAGCACTGGACGGTCCAGGACGCCGTGACTTTGTACGGCGTGAAGGAATGGGGGAGCGGCTACTTCGGCGTCAATGCCAAGGGCCATCTGGAAATCACCCCCACCAAGGACGAGTCCCTCAGTTGCGACGTCTACGAGATCGTCCAGCATCTGAAGAAGAAGGGCATCCGCACTCCCGTGAACCTGCGCTTCCCGCAGGTGCTGGCCCACCGCGTCGTCGAGGTCAACGAGGCCTTCCGCCACGCCATCATCGAGTTCGGCTACGAGGGCGGCTACCAGGGCGTCTACCCCGTGAAGACCAACCAGACGAAGGAAGTGGTCGAGGAGATCATCCGGGCCGGGAACAAATATCACTACGGGCTGGAAGCCGGCTCCAAGCCCGAGCTCATGATCGCCCTCAGCCTGGACCTGCATCCCGAGGCCCTGGTCCTCTGCAACGGCTACAAGGACGAATCCTTCATCCGCATGGCCCTGCTGGCCCGCAAGGCCGGCCGCAAGGTGGTCATCACCGTCGAGAAGATGACGGAACTGCCGCTGATCCTGAAGGTGGCGAAGGAATTGAAAGTGGAGCCCCTCATCGGGCTGCGCGCCAAGCTCAACGCCCAGGGCAGTGGCAAGTGGGAGACCAGCGCCGGGGATCATGCGAAATTCGGCCTCACCACCCGCGAGATCCTCGACGCCATCGAAGTCCTGGAGAAGCGCGACCTGCTGGACAGCATCATCGAGCTGCACTTCCACATCGGCAGCCAGATCACGGACATCCGGAAGATCAAGTCGGCCATGAAGGAGGCCACCCGCATCTACGCCAAGCTCCGCAAGATGGGCGTGCCCATCCGCTACCTCAATGTCGGCGGCGGCCTCGGCGTGGACTACGATGGCAGCAAGACCACCTTCAGCAGCTCCATGAACTACACCATCGCCGAGTACGCAGCCGATGTGGTCTACACCACCAAGGACATCTGCACCCAGGAGCAGGTGCCCATGCCGGACCTGCTCAGCGAGTCGGGCCGCGCCATCGTGGCCTACCACGAGGTGGTGGTGGTGGACATCATCGGCCTCATCGACACCACGCACACCAAGTACTCGGTGACCCTCACCGGGAACGAGCCCCAGATCCTCAAGGAGCTGGCCTACACCCGGGACAACATCTCCGTGAAGAACTTCGCCGAGATGTACCACGATGCCATCACCCAGAAGGACGAACTGCTCACGCTCTTCAACCTGGGCTACCTGGGCCTCGAGGATCGCAGTAAGGGCGAAACCCTGTTCTGGGAGGTCTGCCGGAAACTCTCCCGCATCCTCAGCAGCAAGAGCCTGAAGTATGTGCCCGAGGAATTCCAGGATCTCAACAAGAGCCTGGCGGACAAGCTCATCGCCAACTTCAGCATCTTCCAGTCCATGCCCGATCACTGGGCCATCGAGCAGCTCTTCCCCGTCATGCCCATCCACCGGCTGAAGGAGAAGCCCGCCCTGTCGGCCACCCTGTGCGACATCACCTGCGACAGCGACGGAAAGATGGAGAAGTTCATCGACCTGAAGGATGTCCGCGACGAGATCCCCTTCCACGAACCCCGGGGCGGCGAGGCCTACTATGTGGCCTTCTTCCTCACGGGCGCCTACCAGGACATCCTGGGCATGCGGCACAACCTCTTCGGCGCGCCCAATGAGGCGCACATCGTGGTCCACGAGGACGACACCTTCAAGGTCCAGCACATCGTGAAGGGCGACACGGTGGACCATGTCCTCCGCAGCGTCCACTACGATCCCGATGTACTCATCCAGGGGCCCCAGACCAAGCGCAAGGCCAGCGCCAAGAATGATGCCGCCGAGGCCCTCCGCGCCCTGCTGACGGAAGAGCGGAAGCTCCACACCTACTTGGAAATTTGA
- a CDS encoding nucleoside deaminase: METEADARFMRRAIELSRIHMEEGAGGPFGAVVVKDGAIVGEGWNRVTSGHDPTAHAEVVAIRAACARLGTFELRGCAIYTSCEPCPMCLGAIYWARLDRLWYANGRADAAAIQFDDAWLYHEVALPPGERSLPAEQLLRDEALEVFRAWDRKTDKVRY, from the coding sequence ATGGAGACGGAGGCCGATGCCAGGTTCATGCGGCGGGCCATCGAGCTTTCCCGCATCCACATGGAGGAGGGGGCGGGCGGCCCCTTCGGCGCGGTCGTCGTGAAGGATGGCGCCATCGTGGGCGAGGGCTGGAATCGGGTGACCTCCGGCCACGATCCCACGGCCCACGCGGAGGTGGTGGCCATCCGCGCGGCCTGTGCGCGGCTCGGGACTTTCGAGCTGCGGGGCTGCGCGATCTACACCAGCTGCGAGCCCTGTCCCATGTGCCTGGGCGCCATCTACTGGGCGCGGTTGGATCGCCTCTGGTACGCCAACGGCCGCGCGGACGCTGCGGCGATCCAGTTCGACGACGCGTGGCTCTACCATGAAGTGGCGCTGCCCCCCGGGGAACGGAGCCTCCCTGCGGAACAGCTGCTGCGCGACGAGGCCCTCGAAGTCTTCCGGGCCTGGGACCGGAAGACCGACAAGGTCCGCTATTGA
- a CDS encoding DinB family protein, whose translation MIGLLKDLLGHQAWADAMFFHAWGKSQVRDDSELRTRVGHLVDVQEAFLKLLKGEGVPMEERPLPAFGDLWLRCQASHEVFRALGRSLDDASLARIVQVPWFPDPPCLVSVTDALVQVCLHTQHHRGQNMTCLKALGAAPKNVDYIIWLWKQKPEARWDS comes from the coding sequence ATGATCGGCCTGCTGAAGGATCTGCTCGGCCACCAGGCCTGGGCGGATGCGATGTTCTTTCATGCCTGGGGCAAGTCACAGGTTCGCGACGATTCCGAGTTGCGCACCCGGGTGGGGCACCTGGTGGATGTGCAGGAGGCCTTCCTGAAACTCCTCAAGGGGGAAGGGGTGCCCATGGAGGAGCGCCCCTTGCCTGCTTTCGGGGATCTATGGCTCCGCTGCCAGGCCAGCCACGAGGTCTTCCGGGCCCTGGGCCGCAGCCTGGACGACGCCTCGCTCGCTCGCATCGTCCAGGTGCCCTGGTTCCCGGATCCGCCCTGCCTGGTGTCCGTGACGGACGCGCTGGTCCAGGTCTGCCTGCACACCCAGCACCACCGTGGGCAGAACATGACCTGCCTCAAGGCTCTGGGGGCGGCGCCGAAGAATGTGGACTACATCATCTGGCTGTGGAAGCAGAAGCCCGAGGCACGCTGGGATTCTTGA
- a CDS encoding 3-hydroxyacyl-CoA dehydrogenase family protein: protein MDIQHIGIVGCGLMGSGIAQCAVEAGYQIWVKEADEPLLAKGLARIQGAWERAVAKGKLTEDQKAGLGRRLNGTTTFAALATCDLVVEAVPERMDLKLQTFAELDRVLGPDALLCTNTSSLSVAQISPALSPHRLGRLAGLHFFNPVPVMPLVEVVRTLATGEDTLATLRAFVAKLGKTAVLAPDAPGFVVNRLLVPYLLDAMRCAEQKLATVEDIDTGMKLGCGHPMGPLHLSDFIGLDTMQSVAEVLFEAFGEPRFKAPSVLRQLVAAGRLGRKSGSGFYRWEGEKRQEALPL, encoded by the coding sequence ATGGACATCCAGCACATCGGCATCGTCGGCTGCGGACTTATGGGCTCGGGCATCGCTCAGTGCGCCGTGGAGGCCGGCTACCAAATCTGGGTGAAGGAGGCCGACGAGCCGCTCCTCGCCAAAGGGCTGGCCCGCATCCAGGGCGCCTGGGAGCGCGCCGTGGCGAAGGGCAAGCTGACCGAAGACCAGAAGGCCGGCCTGGGCCGCCGCTTGAACGGCACGACCACCTTCGCCGCCCTGGCAACCTGCGACCTGGTGGTGGAGGCCGTGCCGGAGCGCATGGACCTCAAGCTCCAGACCTTCGCAGAGCTGGACCGCGTGCTGGGCCCGGATGCCCTGCTCTGCACCAACACCTCCAGCCTCTCCGTGGCTCAGATCAGCCCGGCCCTCTCTCCACACCGGCTGGGCCGGCTGGCGGGCCTCCACTTCTTCAACCCCGTGCCCGTCATGCCCCTGGTGGAAGTCGTCCGTACCCTGGCCACGGGTGAAGACACCCTGGCCACCCTGCGGGCCTTTGTCGCCAAGCTCGGCAAGACTGCCGTCCTGGCGCCGGACGCCCCGGGGTTCGTGGTGAACCGCCTGCTGGTACCCTACCTGCTCGACGCCATGCGCTGCGCCGAGCAGAAGCTGGCCACGGTGGAGGACATTGACACGGGCATGAAGCTGGGTTGCGGCCACCCCATGGGACCGCTGCACCTGAGCGACTTCATCGGCCTCGACACCATGCAGAGCGTGGCCGAAGTGCTCTTCGAGGCCTTCGGGGAGCCCCGCTTCAAGGCCCCCTCGGTGTTGCGCCAGCTCGTCGCCGCCGGGCGCCTGGGCCGGAAGTCCGGCTCCGGCTTCTACCGCTGGGAGGGCGAGAAGCGGCAGGAAGCGCTGCCCCTGTAA
- the purD gene encoding phosphoribosylamine--glycine ligase: MKILLLGSGGREHALALKLKASPMLVELVSAPGSDALEELGTCVHLDLEDARGVAAWCAANRPDLVVAGPELPLVAGVADAVRALGIPVFGHDAETARLEGSKAVAKAFMERHGIPCAASWTVTDQAEGEALIHAWPHGYPIVLKADGLAAGKGVVLAETEREALATFRAFMAGQFGEASRTVVFEEPLVGMELSLHVLVDVDADHAAFAVLPACQDHKRIFEGDRGPNTGGMGAFGPIPFLRAEDVQRLRTVLVEPTVKGLQRDGLKARGVLFLGVMWTAAGPKLLEYNVRFGDPETQVLMQLLDEDLTALLLEVAEGRLVSRNLKLKPHTAITVVLAAEDYPEGAKKGVPISIAPTAVTVIHAGTRKQDGQWLTHGGRVLNLATSAPDLATARAAIETALPQVQWPGMQVRHDIGLKALKHAEAGKTVQDPW, encoded by the coding sequence ATGAAGATCCTGCTCCTCGGCTCTGGCGGCCGGGAACACGCGCTGGCCCTGAAGCTGAAAGCCTCCCCGATGCTGGTGGAGCTGGTGTCGGCCCCCGGGAGCGATGCCCTGGAAGAGCTGGGTACCTGCGTCCACTTGGATCTGGAAGATGCCCGGGGCGTGGCCGCCTGGTGTGCCGCAAACCGCCCGGACTTGGTGGTGGCCGGGCCGGAGCTGCCCCTGGTGGCAGGCGTGGCGGACGCGGTACGGGCCCTGGGCATCCCGGTTTTCGGGCACGATGCCGAGACGGCGAGGCTGGAAGGCAGCAAGGCGGTGGCCAAGGCCTTCATGGAACGGCACGGCATTCCCTGCGCCGCCAGCTGGACCGTGACCGATCAGGCCGAAGGGGAAGCCCTCATCCACGCCTGGCCGCACGGCTATCCCATCGTGCTGAAGGCCGATGGCCTGGCGGCGGGGAAGGGCGTGGTGCTGGCCGAGACCGAGCGCGAGGCCCTGGCCACCTTCCGGGCCTTCATGGCCGGCCAGTTCGGGGAGGCCAGCCGCACGGTGGTCTTCGAAGAGCCCCTGGTGGGGATGGAGCTGTCCCTGCATGTGCTGGTGGATGTGGATGCCGATCACGCCGCGTTTGCGGTGCTGCCCGCCTGCCAGGACCACAAGCGCATCTTCGAGGGCGACCGGGGTCCCAACACCGGCGGCATGGGGGCCTTCGGGCCCATCCCCTTCCTGCGGGCCGAGGATGTCCAGCGCCTGCGCACGGTGCTGGTGGAGCCGACGGTGAAGGGACTGCAGCGCGATGGCCTCAAGGCCCGGGGCGTGCTGTTCCTCGGCGTCATGTGGACGGCCGCAGGTCCGAAGCTGCTTGAGTACAATGTGCGCTTCGGCGACCCGGAAACCCAGGTGCTCATGCAGCTTCTGGACGAGGATCTGACGGCCCTGCTGCTGGAAGTCGCCGAAGGCCGCCTCGTCTCCCGCAACCTCAAGCTCAAGCCCCACACGGCCATCACGGTGGTGCTGGCCGCCGAGGATTACCCGGAAGGGGCCAAGAAGGGCGTGCCCATCTCCATCGCGCCCACCGCCGTCACGGTGATCCATGCGGGAACCCGGAAGCAGGATGGACAGTGGCTGACCCATGGTGGCCGGGTGCTGAACCTGGCCACCTCCGCGCCCGATCTGGCCACGGCCCGGGCCGCCATCGAGACCGCCCTGCCGCAGGTCCAGTGGCCCGGCATGCAGGTGCGCCACGACATCGGCCTCAAGGCCCTGAAGCACGCGGAGGCGGGGAAGACCGTTCAGGATCCCTGGTGA
- a CDS encoding energy transducer TonB — MLQTLPIPFAARTQPETREPKPSLEDLVYRASLVASDAPLRRGDRKRVLGLSLAVYGLLGAAGLILSARSATALMAPSKTVTISLLEEAPLLAPPPPPAGAQATRSTGQTSTTPQEPQVAPVSTPSSPVESSLPASTVPTQGSGPGVPGGVAGGVAGGTVGGVVGGTVGGIVPPRFDAAYLQNPPPDYPSLSRRLGEEGRIILRVLISPEGLPRDIQLQASSGFPRLDQAALQTVRRWRFAPAMRGEEPLAAWVLVPIRFNLES; from the coding sequence ATGCTCCAGACCCTCCCGATCCCTTTTGCCGCCCGGACCCAACCCGAGACCCGGGAACCCAAGCCCTCCCTGGAGGACCTGGTCTACCGGGCCAGCCTGGTCGCCTCCGATGCGCCCCTCCGCCGCGGGGACCGGAAGCGGGTGCTGGGGTTGAGCCTTGCCGTCTATGGTCTGCTCGGCGCGGCGGGCCTGATCCTCAGCGCCCGCTCAGCCACGGCGCTGATGGCGCCATCCAAGACCGTGACCATCAGCCTGCTGGAAGAAGCGCCCCTGCTGGCGCCACCGCCCCCTCCGGCGGGCGCCCAGGCCACCCGCAGCACCGGCCAGACCTCGACCACACCCCAGGAACCGCAGGTCGCCCCCGTTTCCACGCCCAGCTCGCCTGTGGAATCGTCCCTGCCCGCGAGTACCGTGCCGACTCAGGGCTCGGGCCCCGGCGTTCCCGGCGGCGTGGCTGGGGGTGTCGCCGGCGGAACGGTGGGCGGGGTCGTCGGGGGAACGGTCGGGGGCATCGTGCCGCCGCGCTTCGACGCGGCCTACCTGCAGAACCCCCCTCCCGATTACCCCTCGCTCTCCCGCCGCCTGGGGGAAGAGGGTCGGATCATCCTCCGGGTGCTGATCTCCCCCGAGGGCCTGCCCCGGGATATCCAGCTCCAGGCCAGCAGTGGCTTCCCCCGCCTGGACCAGGCGGCCCTCCAGACCGTGCGCCGATGGCGCTTCGCCCCCGCCATGCGCGGGGAGGAGCCCCTGGCGGCCTGGGTCCTCGTTCCCATCCGCTTCAACCTCGAGTCCTGA